A genomic stretch from Theropithecus gelada isolate Dixy chromosome 2, Tgel_1.0, whole genome shotgun sequence includes:
- the CCR5 gene encoding C-C chemokine receptor type 5, which yields MIDLHNSSARRAETSVRLQETLPGWNKMDYQVSSPTYDIDYYTSEPCQKINVKQIAGRLLPPLYSLVFIFGFVGNILVVLILINCKRLKSMTDIYLLNLAISDLLFLLTVPFWAHYAAAQWDFGNTMCQLLTGLYFIGFFSGIFFIILLTIDRYLAIVHAVFALKARTVTFGVVTSVITWVVAVFASLPGIIFTRSQREGLHYTCSSHFPYSQYQFWKNFQTLKIVILGLVLPLLVMVICYSGILKTLLRCRNEKKRHRAVRLIFTIMIVYFLFWAPYNIVLLLNTFQEFFGLNNCSSSNRLDQAMQVTETLGMTHCCINPIIYAFVGEKFRNYLLVFFQKHIAKRFCKCCSIFQQEAPERASSVYTRSTGEQEISVGL from the coding sequence GGTGGAACAAGATGGACTATCAAGTGTCAAGTCCAACCTATGACATCGATTATTATACATCGGAGCCCTGCCAAAAAATCAATGTGAAACAAATCGCAGGCCGCCTCCTGCCTCCGCTCTACTCACTGGTGTTCATCTTTGGTTTTGTGGGCAACATACTGGTCGTCCTCATCCTGATAAACTGCAAAAGGCTGAAAAGCATGACTGACATCTACCTGCTCAACCTGGCCATCTCTGACCTGCTTTTCCTTCTTACTGTCCCCTTCTGGGCTCACTATGCTGCTGCCCAGTGGGACTTTGGAAATACAATGTGTCAACTCTTGACAGGGCTCTACTTTATAGGCTTCTTCTCTGGAATTTTCTTCATCATCCTCCTGACAATCGATAGGTACCTGGCTATCGTCCATGCTGTGTTTGCTTTAAAAGCCAGGACAGTCACCTTTGGGGTGGTGACAAGTGTGATCACTTGGGTGGTGGCTGTGTTTGCCTCTCTCCCAGGAATCATCTTTACCAGATCTCAGAGAGAAGGTCTTCATTACACCTGCAGCTCTCATTTTCCATACAGTCAGTATCAATTCTGGAAGAATTTCCAGACATTAAAGATAGTCATCTTGGGGCTGGTCCTGCCGCTGCTTGTCATGGTCATCTGCTACTCGGGAATCCTGAAAACCCTGCTTCGGTGTCGAAACGAGAAGAAGAGGCACAGGGCTGTGAGGCTTATCTTCACCATCAtgattgtttattttctcttctgggCTCCCTACAACATTGTCCTTCTCCTGAACACCTTCCAGGAATTCTTTGGCCTGAATAATTGCAGTAGCTCTAACAGGTTGGACCAAGCCATGCAGGTGACAGAGACTCTTGGGATGACACACTGCTGCATCAACCCCATCATCTATGCCTTTGTCGGGGAGAAGTTCAGAAACTACCTCTTAGTCTTCTTCCAAAAGCACATTGCCAAACGCTTCTGCAAATGCTGTTCCATTTTCCAGCAAGAGGCTCCCGAGCGAGCAAGTTCAGTTTACACCCGATCCACTGGGGAGCAGGAAATATCTGTGGGCTTGTGA